One Candidatus Tumulicola sp. genomic window carries:
- a CDS encoding methylmalonyl-CoA mutase family protein — protein MEERTTDSGIPIKPVYAHADVADLNLAQQPLAGAYPYTRGIQKLMYRGRLWTMRQYAGFATAKESNARYKYLLAQGQSGLSVAFDLPTQMGLDSDADQAAGEVGRTGVAINTVEDMETLFDGIPLDKISVSMTINAPAALLLALFLAVARRRGIPSDQLSGTSQNDILKEYAARGTYIYPPKPSMRLVTDLMAYCATRVPQWNTISVSGYHIREAGSTAAQELAFTLANGRAYLRAAVDAGLDVDTAAPRMSFFWNAHNNFFEEIAKFRAARAIWARMVRDDFKAQSPKSWLLRFHTQTGGSTLAAQEPENNVVRVTLQALAAVLGGTQSLHTNAMDEALALPTQASAKLALRTQQIIAYESGVPDTADPLGGSYFIERLTTQLTTMARAIMADVAGRGGAVAAIESGWMQEQIADSAYRAQARMESHETVVVGVNKFVDPDVSAQAPQLQRIDPATEREQRERLAAFRARRDAGAVAERLAAVKCAASSSAPLMPEFVEAVDQGCTLGEVCDALREVFSVYRAV, from the coding sequence ATGGAGGAACGGACCACCGACAGCGGCATTCCAATAAAGCCGGTGTACGCGCATGCAGACGTCGCCGATTTGAACCTAGCGCAGCAGCCGCTCGCCGGAGCGTATCCGTACACCCGCGGCATCCAAAAGCTCATGTATCGCGGCCGTCTCTGGACGATGCGCCAGTACGCCGGCTTCGCGACCGCCAAAGAATCCAACGCGCGCTATAAGTACCTCTTGGCGCAGGGGCAGTCGGGACTTTCGGTGGCGTTCGATCTACCGACGCAGATGGGCCTCGACTCGGATGCCGACCAGGCGGCGGGCGAAGTCGGCCGAACCGGCGTCGCGATCAACACCGTCGAGGACATGGAGACGCTGTTCGACGGTATCCCGCTGGACAAAATCAGCGTCTCGATGACGATCAACGCTCCCGCCGCATTGCTGCTGGCGCTCTTCCTCGCCGTCGCCAGGCGACGCGGCATTCCGTCCGATCAGCTCTCCGGCACGTCGCAAAACGATATTCTCAAAGAGTATGCGGCGCGCGGCACGTACATCTACCCGCCAAAACCCTCGATGCGCCTGGTCACGGACCTGATGGCGTACTGCGCGACCCGCGTGCCCCAATGGAACACCATCAGCGTAAGCGGCTATCACATCCGCGAGGCCGGATCTACCGCCGCGCAAGAGCTCGCGTTCACGCTCGCCAACGGCCGTGCGTATCTGCGTGCCGCTGTGGATGCAGGCCTCGACGTCGACACCGCCGCGCCGCGCATGTCGTTCTTTTGGAACGCGCACAATAATTTCTTCGAAGAGATCGCGAAGTTCCGCGCGGCACGCGCCATATGGGCGCGCATGGTGCGCGACGATTTCAAGGCGCAGTCGCCGAAGTCGTGGCTGCTGCGCTTTCACACCCAAACGGGCGGCTCGACGCTCGCGGCTCAGGAACCCGAAAATAACGTCGTCCGCGTGACGCTGCAGGCGCTCGCCGCGGTGCTGGGCGGCACGCAGTCGCTTCATACCAACGCGATGGACGAGGCGCTCGCTCTCCCGACGCAGGCGTCCGCCAAACTCGCTCTGCGCACCCAGCAGATCATCGCGTATGAGAGCGGCGTGCCAGATACGGCTGACCCGTTGGGCGGTTCATATTTCATCGAGCGCTTGACGACGCAGCTCACGACGATGGCGCGAGCCATCATGGCGGACGTCGCCGGGCGCGGCGGCGCGGTGGCGGCGATCGAAAGCGGGTGGATGCAAGAACAGATCGCCGACAGCGCTTATCGTGCGCAGGCGCGCATGGAGTCGCACGAGACGGTCGTGGTGGGCGTCAACAAATTCGTCGATCCGGACGTTTCGGCGCAGGCGCCGCAGTTGCAACGCATCGATCCGGCAACGGAGCGCGAGCAGCGCGAGCGCTTGGCGGCGTTTCGGGCGCGGCGCGATGCGGGTGCGGTGGCCGAACGGCTTGCGGCCGTCAAATGCGCCGCTTCTTCTTCAGCCCCGCTGATGCCGGAATTCGTCGAGGCGGTCGATCAGGGCTGCACGCTCGGCGAAGTGTGCGACGCGCTGCGTGAAGTCTTCTCGGTGTATCGAGCGGTCTGA
- a CDS encoding Clp protease N-terminal domain-containing protein has product MSMWEPFTEPARRSIELAQNEAQQLGNNFIGTEHILLGVIGEGENHAAKALVSMGVDLTKARARVEAIGGKREQVVQQEMVFTPRAKRVIELAFEEARQLKHNYISTEHLLLGVMRDGGCVGARALADLGVETAILRQKIISSLGAPATGLAAGLGPASLTGRPIDHVALVVADLLASEALYASLGFVVRYRERVEDQEVDIVGMSAGESTIELLRPLREDSPLVRFLGDKTSRLHHLAYRVVSIVDELARLKALGLRLIDEKPRRGAHGNLIAFIHPSATGGALIEVCQPAR; this is encoded by the coding sequence ATGTCGATGTGGGAACCGTTCACCGAGCCTGCTCGTCGCAGCATCGAGTTGGCACAAAACGAGGCGCAACAGCTCGGCAATAACTTCATCGGAACGGAGCATATCCTGCTTGGCGTCATCGGGGAAGGCGAAAACCACGCGGCTAAGGCCTTGGTATCGATGGGCGTCGATCTGACAAAGGCACGTGCCCGGGTAGAAGCGATTGGCGGAAAGCGCGAACAGGTCGTCCAGCAAGAGATGGTCTTCACTCCGCGCGCCAAGCGCGTGATCGAACTGGCTTTTGAAGAAGCCCGTCAACTCAAGCACAACTACATCAGTACCGAGCACCTCTTGCTGGGTGTGATGCGCGACGGCGGATGCGTTGGCGCTCGCGCGCTCGCCGATCTGGGTGTGGAGACCGCAATCCTGCGGCAAAAGATCATCTCGAGCTTGGGCGCGCCGGCGACCGGGCTTGCAGCAGGTCTGGGGCCTGCCTCTCTTACCGGCCGGCCGATCGATCATGTCGCTCTGGTGGTCGCCGATCTCTTGGCGAGCGAGGCGCTCTACGCGAGCCTCGGTTTCGTCGTGCGCTACCGCGAGCGCGTAGAGGATCAGGAGGTGGACATCGTCGGCATGAGCGCGGGCGAATCCACGATCGAGTTGCTCAGACCGCTGCGAGAGGATTCTCCGCTCGTCCGCTTTCTGGGAGACAAGACGTCGAGGCTGCACCATCTCGCCTACCGGGTGGTCAGCATCGTCGATGAGCTCGCCAGGCTCAAGGCGCTCGGCTTGCGCCTCATCGATGAAAAGCCTCGGCGCGGCGCGCACGGCAACTTGATCGCCTTCATCCACCCGTCTGCGACCGGCGGGGCCCTCATCGAGGTCTGTCAGCCGGCAAGATGA
- a CDS encoding DUF4127 family protein yields MMAAVFAAIALLLTLPADVRIAFIPLDDRPATERFPREVASICGVSLELPPQQLLGHFTHPGDPAGLGRWLAGLDPRGLSAVVLSSDMLAYGGLVASRMPRMPLGDANFHLRAISRFHEAHPEVPIYAFGTVMRLAPTKIPETESYVEALTNYAQLAGTANPTDAQRAELDTLRSHVPDDAFQGYIYARARDFEIDKQLVALTAQGDIAYLTLTQDDAGVDTGLQVPEQARLHALVGSLGVRRRIFQNPGTDEMGMSMVTRAVEDAVGWTPSVDVIFSSERGATAQDQYEYLPISRTIDNLIGLMRMTHAPGAADFSLFVQTPGTSSAESLALLDKLQSSVQGGTSSALVDLSFLDRDLLGQHQAVDELRRRGLSADLASYASWNTTANSVGTALAQAGCGAIARHFGLDTRAANETFLFERYVDDYAFRLDVRPALNDDMIRRGFDTYGLGDATDLAQSQLRRMLWRRALDIFNEDFAPRGWINRRLNLYLPWPRTFEVQVESSLTRSM; encoded by the coding sequence ATGATGGCGGCTGTCTTTGCCGCGATCGCACTCCTGCTCACGCTGCCCGCAGACGTCCGGATCGCATTCATCCCGTTGGATGACAGGCCGGCGACGGAGCGTTTCCCACGCGAGGTCGCTTCGATTTGCGGTGTTTCGCTCGAACTGCCGCCGCAGCAGTTACTCGGTCATTTCACGCATCCGGGAGATCCCGCCGGCTTGGGTCGCTGGCTGGCGGGCCTCGACCCGCGTGGACTGAGCGCGGTCGTGCTGTCTTCCGACATGCTCGCATACGGCGGGCTCGTGGCATCGCGCATGCCGCGCATGCCGCTTGGAGACGCGAACTTTCACCTCCGTGCCATTAGCCGCTTCCACGAAGCGCACCCGGAAGTACCGATCTACGCGTTCGGCACGGTCATGCGCCTGGCGCCGACGAAGATTCCGGAGACCGAATCGTACGTCGAAGCGCTCACGAACTACGCGCAGCTCGCCGGAACGGCGAATCCGACGGACGCGCAGCGCGCCGAGCTCGACACGCTGCGCTCGCACGTCCCCGACGACGCGTTCCAGGGCTACATCTATGCACGAGCTCGCGATTTCGAAATCGACAAGCAGTTGGTGGCACTGACCGCGCAGGGCGACATCGCATACCTGACGTTGACGCAGGACGACGCCGGCGTCGACACGGGCCTGCAAGTTCCCGAACAAGCTCGCTTGCACGCGTTGGTGGGGTCCCTCGGCGTGCGCCGGCGGATCTTTCAAAACCCCGGCACAGACGAAATGGGCATGAGCATGGTCACGCGCGCAGTCGAAGATGCGGTGGGCTGGACCCCGTCGGTCGACGTCATCTTCTCATCAGAGCGCGGCGCGACGGCGCAAGACCAGTACGAGTACCTTCCGATCTCGCGGACCATCGACAACCTGATAGGACTGATGCGGATGACGCATGCGCCGGGCGCCGCGGACTTCTCCCTCTTCGTGCAGACGCCGGGCACGTCATCGGCGGAATCGCTCGCGCTCCTCGACAAGTTGCAATCGTCAGTACAGGGTGGTACGTCCAGCGCGCTCGTTGACCTGTCGTTCCTGGATCGCGATCTTCTCGGGCAACATCAAGCGGTCGACGAGCTGCGCCGGCGTGGCTTGAGCGCCGATCTGGCCTCGTACGCTTCCTGGAACACCACCGCCAATTCCGTCGGAACTGCGCTCGCTCAAGCAGGCTGTGGCGCGATCGCGCGCCATTTCGGGCTTGATACTCGCGCCGCCAACGAAACGTTCCTCTTCGAGCGCTACGTCGATGACTACGCGTTCAGGCTCGACGTCCGCCCGGCGCTCAATGACGATATGATCCGGCGGGGCTTCGACACGTATGGGCTCGGCGACGCCACGGATCTCGCGCAATCGCAACTGCGACGCATGCTATGGCGCCGCGCGCTCGACATCTTCAATGAAGACTTCGCGCCGCGCGGCTGGATCAATAGACGCCTCAACCTCTATCTTCCCTGGCCGCGGACGTTCGAGGTGCAGGTGGAGTCCTCGCTCACTCGGAGCATGTAG
- a CDS encoding ABC transporter ATP-binding protein: protein MLLEARDLNTYYGKSHILQDVSLDVDRGEVVALLGRNGSGRSTTLKSIMGVVPPRRGSVTLGGRNITGMRSYSVARLGIAFVPEERRVFPNLTVLENLKLATLAGRKGAWDYEKVFDFFPRLAERKQNLGASLSGGEQQMLTIARALISNPLIMLLDEPLEGLAPVIQQAIEAAIHQMKAEGTTMLLVEQNARFSLAVSDRAHILSDGRVVASGKSAELRGNDALISKYLAV from the coding sequence ATGCTGCTCGAAGCGCGCGACCTCAACACCTACTACGGCAAAAGCCATATCCTGCAAGACGTGTCACTCGACGTCGATCGCGGCGAGGTGGTCGCGCTGCTCGGGCGCAACGGCTCGGGACGCAGCACCACCTTGAAAAGCATCATGGGCGTCGTGCCGCCCAGGCGCGGCAGCGTCACGCTCGGCGGGCGGAACATCACCGGGATGCGGTCCTATTCGGTGGCGCGGCTCGGCATCGCGTTCGTGCCCGAAGAGCGCCGGGTGTTTCCCAATCTCACGGTGCTGGAGAACTTGAAGCTGGCGACGCTTGCCGGCCGCAAGGGAGCATGGGACTACGAGAAGGTCTTCGATTTTTTCCCGCGCTTGGCCGAGCGCAAGCAGAACCTTGGGGCGTCGTTGTCGGGAGGCGAGCAGCAGATGCTCACCATCGCGCGCGCGCTCATCTCAAATCCGCTCATCATGCTGCTCGACGAACCGCTCGAAGGGCTGGCACCCGTCATCCAGCAGGCGATCGAAGCGGCGATCCATCAGATGAAGGCGGAAGGCACGACCATGCTGCTCGTGGAGCAGAACGCGCGCTTTTCGCTGGCGGTGTCCGACCGCGCGCACATCTTATCGGATGGCCGCGTGGTCGCCTCGGGAAAATCCGCAGAACTTCGCGGCAACGACGCGCTGATCAGCAAGTATCTCGCGGTCTGA
- a CDS encoding ABC transporter ATP-binding protein, translating into MSTIFRTEQLSKHFGALRAVDAVDYAVQEGAIHAIIGPNGAGKTTFFNMLTGNFRPTSGRISFRDEDITGLPPHVITRKGIGRSFQISNIFGGLTVYENVRVAVQATYGDAMGILVRPKWLSEVDDKAEAILERVGLSKFAAAQAATLSHGDEKRLEIGLVLAAHPALLLFDEPTAGMSPEESRQTIELLRELSTQHTIVLIEHDMDLVMTLCNPIMVMQNGKKIAEGTPADIRANALVRQAYLGTEA; encoded by the coding sequence GTGAGCACGATTTTCCGCACCGAACAACTCTCCAAGCACTTCGGCGCGCTCAGGGCCGTCGATGCGGTGGACTACGCCGTCCAAGAAGGCGCGATCCACGCCATCATCGGGCCCAACGGCGCCGGCAAGACCACGTTCTTCAACATGCTGACCGGCAATTTTCGGCCGACCAGCGGCCGCATCTCATTTCGCGACGAAGACATCACCGGACTGCCGCCGCACGTGATCACGCGCAAAGGCATCGGCCGTTCGTTCCAGATCAGCAACATCTTCGGCGGTTTGACGGTGTATGAGAATGTGCGCGTCGCCGTGCAGGCGACGTACGGCGATGCGATGGGCATCCTCGTCCGGCCGAAATGGCTGAGCGAGGTCGACGACAAAGCCGAGGCGATCCTCGAACGCGTCGGTCTTTCGAAATTCGCCGCCGCGCAGGCCGCCACGCTCTCGCACGGCGACGAGAAGCGGCTCGAGATCGGCCTCGTGCTCGCCGCGCATCCTGCGCTCTTGCTCTTCGACGAGCCGACCGCGGGCATGTCGCCGGAAGAATCCAGGCAGACGATAGAGCTGTTGCGCGAGCTCAGCACCCAGCACACCATCGTGCTGATCGAGCACGACATGGATCTGGTCATGACGCTGTGCAACCCGATCATGGTGATGCAGAACGGAAAGAAGATCGCCGAGGGGACGCCGGCGGACATCCGCGCCAACGCGCTCGTGCGCCAGGCGTACCTTGGAACGGAAGCCTGA
- a CDS encoding branched-chain amino acid ABC transporter permease: protein MSVRPKSAGVLGIVLHPMLLWAIVLALLPWVMVHVLKSNIPLATNMIIFAIIALGFNFLYGHTGELSFGHAGFVGLAGYAAAYMALNHHWAFFPCMAVGVALAMLLAFIAARIVVPRSTGIYFSMVLLSIGQVLYFVGERWNAVTGGDDGLQGVSRLTILPSIHRDFNNSVNFYILSAVIVWVLCLFMWRVVHSPFGAVCHAIRENRQRAEFLGYNVVRYKINAFVISALLPAFGGVLLAYYNGAVNPGDLRWTQSGDIVMMTLLGGAPTFWGPILGGALFKFLEQYLSVQQWMASYAQYWEGYIGIVFVTFVLLAPQGIWGLAESGWRAWRRRSA, encoded by the coding sequence ATGTCCGTGCGGCCAAAATCGGCCGGCGTTCTCGGGATCGTGCTGCACCCGATGCTCTTGTGGGCGATCGTCCTGGCCCTGCTGCCATGGGTGATGGTCCACGTGCTCAAGAGCAACATCCCGCTCGCCACCAACATGATCATTTTCGCCATCATCGCGCTCGGGTTCAATTTCTTGTACGGCCACACGGGCGAATTGTCGTTCGGGCACGCGGGCTTCGTCGGTTTGGCGGGCTACGCCGCGGCTTACATGGCGCTCAACCATCACTGGGCTTTCTTCCCGTGCATGGCGGTAGGCGTGGCGCTGGCGATGCTGCTGGCGTTCATCGCTGCGCGTATCGTCGTGCCGCGAAGCACGGGCATCTATTTCTCCATGGTTCTGCTCTCCATCGGGCAAGTGCTGTATTTCGTCGGCGAGCGCTGGAATGCGGTGACCGGCGGCGACGACGGACTGCAGGGCGTCTCCCGGCTCACGATTCTGCCCTCCATCCACCGCGATTTCAACAACTCGGTCAACTTCTACATCTTGAGCGCGGTGATCGTGTGGGTGTTGTGCCTGTTCATGTGGCGCGTCGTGCACTCGCCGTTCGGAGCCGTTTGCCACGCCATTCGCGAGAACCGGCAGCGCGCGGAGTTCCTCGGCTACAACGTGGTGCGCTACAAGATCAATGCGTTCGTGATCTCCGCGCTGTTGCCGGCCTTCGGCGGCGTGCTGCTGGCGTACTACAACGGCGCCGTCAATCCGGGCGACTTGCGCTGGACGCAATCCGGTGACATCGTCATGATGACGCTGCTCGGCGGCGCGCCGACGTTCTGGGGCCCGATTCTCGGCGGCGCGCTGTTCAAGTTCTTAGAGCAATATCTCTCGGTGCAGCAGTGGATGGCCAGCTACGCGCAATACTGGGAGGGCTACATCGGCATCGTGTTCGTGACGTTCGTGCTGCTCGCGCCGCAAGGCATTTGGGGCCTCGCGGAGAGCGGCTGGCGCGCGTGGCGGCGGCGCAGCGCGTGA
- a CDS encoding branched-chain amino acid ABC transporter permease — translation MHVGWSLALYYATIAPAQIVEMLFNGLSLGMLYVLLALGLNIILGLMGVINFAHGALFTLGAYFTFALSTHLGLFPAIVAAAFLTALLGMAGEAAFIRRLYGRPPEHVLMFTFGAFLVITQVIRRIWGDDPQPLSLPPALSGTVNLGFTQYPSFRLLVVVITIVVLALVYLLLVRTNLGLTIRAGTRDSEMVNILGINMPATFTLVFGIGSFLGGLAGGLEAPLHVIDPNLGANFVIIAFMVVIVGGIGSFWGAIVGGLVIGVLQEATVELIPGGSSAVDIVPFAFMLLILLVRPRGLFGTAGLFD, via the coding sequence GTGCACGTAGGCTGGTCGCTGGCGCTCTACTACGCTACGATCGCGCCTGCCCAAATCGTCGAGATGCTGTTCAACGGCTTGAGCCTGGGCATGCTGTACGTGCTGCTGGCGCTGGGCCTCAACATCATCCTCGGACTCATGGGCGTGATCAACTTCGCGCACGGCGCGCTGTTCACGCTGGGCGCCTACTTCACGTTCGCGCTGTCGACGCACCTCGGGCTGTTCCCCGCCATCGTTGCGGCCGCGTTCCTGACAGCGCTGCTCGGCATGGCGGGCGAGGCCGCGTTCATCCGCCGTCTCTATGGGCGCCCTCCCGAACACGTGCTCATGTTCACCTTCGGAGCGTTTCTCGTCATCACGCAGGTCATCCGCAGGATATGGGGTGACGACCCGCAGCCGCTGTCGCTGCCGCCCGCGCTGTCCGGCACGGTCAATCTTGGTTTCACGCAGTATCCCAGCTTCCGGCTACTGGTCGTCGTGATCACCATCGTGGTCTTGGCGCTGGTCTACTTGCTCCTCGTGCGCACCAACCTTGGCCTCACGATCCGCGCCGGGACGCGCGACAGCGAAATGGTCAACATCCTCGGCATCAACATGCCGGCGACGTTCACGCTGGTGTTCGGCATCGGTTCGTTCCTCGGCGGCTTGGCCGGCGGCTTGGAGGCGCCGCTGCACGTCATCGATCCGAACTTGGGAGCCAACTTCGTCATCATCGCGTTCATGGTGGTGATCGTCGGCGGCATCGGGTCGTTCTGGGGCGCGATCGTCGGCGGACTGGTCATAGGCGTATTGCAGGAAGCGACAGTCGAGCTCATCCCCGGCGGCTCGTCGGCAGTGGACATCGTGCCGTTCGCCTTCATGCTGTTGATCTTGCTGGTGCGGCCGCGCGGCCTTTTCGGCACAGCGGGGTTATTCGACTGA
- a CDS encoding ABC transporter substrate-binding protein, with protein sequence MSVPGKDEERPSISRKEFIAGVGLGAAASAGLGAGLATSLGYAPAAVADNAPIVIGDVDESSGVYAVSGSSQSLGKKVAIDDWNARGGVLGRKIQMIHADTAAKTDIAIPAARKLVEQDKVDVLVGEVSSNVGLALSSYAQSAGIVFVASGTHDTTITGSKANLACFRTTAANAMLANAVANYVLPYGKKWFFITPDYAYGHSAQQGFQNVLMANGGTAVDNELTPFPNASGDFTPQLTKAKNSDADVLILSLYGADLSNCLKQLVQAGLHKHFKQIAGPLNGVEVVIGIGAENNVGIWGAPWAPDYPSDGSKELGKKLLAAGGKYVDWRMYLGWLAAEAAITGILRAKSTDASKLVRAMEGLTFNGLQRKFCHIRACDHQNELDVLVTQAIPKSQWKIPNQFFKILKIVPASETLISCDKSDAPAVLSRQSIVSRESYTPKT encoded by the coding sequence ATGTCAGTCCCCGGCAAAGACGAAGAGCGCCCCAGCATCTCGCGCAAGGAATTCATCGCCGGCGTCGGCCTCGGCGCCGCTGCCAGCGCGGGCCTCGGCGCCGGTTTAGCGACCTCTCTTGGCTACGCCCCGGCTGCCGTCGCCGACAACGCCCCGATCGTCATCGGCGACGTTGACGAGAGCAGCGGCGTATACGCGGTGTCGGGCAGCAGCCAATCGCTCGGCAAGAAGGTCGCCATCGACGACTGGAACGCGCGCGGCGGCGTGCTCGGGCGCAAGATCCAGATGATCCACGCGGACACGGCGGCCAAAACTGACATCGCGATTCCGGCGGCCAGAAAACTTGTGGAACAAGATAAAGTCGACGTGCTCGTCGGCGAGGTGTCCTCGAACGTCGGCCTTGCGCTATCCTCGTACGCGCAAAGCGCAGGCATTGTGTTCGTCGCCTCGGGTACGCACGACACGACGATCACCGGCAGCAAGGCGAACTTGGCCTGCTTCCGGACGACCGCCGCGAACGCCATGCTCGCCAATGCCGTGGCCAACTACGTGCTGCCATACGGCAAGAAGTGGTTCTTCATCACGCCCGACTACGCGTACGGCCACTCAGCGCAGCAAGGTTTCCAGAACGTGCTCATGGCGAACGGCGGCACGGCCGTGGACAACGAGCTCACGCCTTTCCCGAACGCATCGGGCGACTTCACGCCGCAACTGACCAAGGCGAAGAACAGCGACGCCGACGTGCTCATCTTGAGCTTGTATGGCGCTGACCTGTCGAACTGCCTGAAACAGTTGGTTCAGGCCGGCCTCCATAAGCATTTCAAGCAGATCGCCGGTCCCCTCAACGGCGTGGAAGTCGTCATCGGCATCGGGGCCGAGAACAACGTCGGCATCTGGGGCGCTCCCTGGGCGCCGGACTATCCGAGCGACGGTTCAAAGGAACTCGGCAAGAAGCTCCTGGCCGCCGGCGGTAAGTACGTCGATTGGCGCATGTATCTCGGATGGCTCGCGGCCGAAGCGGCGATCACGGGCATCCTGCGCGCGAAGAGCACCGATGCCTCCAAGCTGGTGCGCGCGATGGAAGGCCTCACGTTCAACGGCTTGCAGCGCAAGTTCTGCCACATCCGAGCCTGCGATCATCAGAACGAACTCGACGTGCTCGTAACGCAAGCGATTCCGAAGTCGCAATGGAAGATCCCCAATCAGTTCTTCAAGATCCTCAAGATCGTGCCCGCGAGCGAAACGCTGATATCGTGCGACAAGAGCGACGCGCCGGCGGTTCTGAGCAGGCAGTCGATCGTATCACGCGAGAGCTACACGCCCAAGACATAA
- a CDS encoding PHB depolymerase family esterase, translated as MLTAVAVVAAALVSLAAPAASQAANASDALAPLRAQISRAREVLLAHFKDIQKNSGLAVEIQERLDGDLSALYPEDIPKNWTVDEFMTMARVVATLDASLVDAALTPQGRDWSNVRGAAEVFVTSPADGTKQPVGLYVPATYDGKKPVPLVVLLHGRTQTEEDMLAYPIFRDLAERTGAIILAPFARGDIQYADPAPAEIYRAVEQARSAFAIDPKRVYLSGYSMGGFGVFEVGPAHPEVWAGFLSIAGSMTNADRADVLNRFVGKPVYVVSGQLDDNVPNAYARLTVQWLQDGGIEARYYEQPNGLHHLQSIYPAIVKAWMDMLGGVRGQGTRPAPLAMPVQPVRPD; from the coding sequence ATGCTCACCGCCGTAGCCGTCGTCGCGGCGGCGCTCGTTTCGCTTGCGGCTCCGGCCGCTTCGCAGGCCGCTAACGCATCCGACGCGCTGGCTCCGCTCCGGGCTCAGATCTCCAGGGCCCGCGAAGTGCTGCTCGCGCACTTCAAGGACATCCAGAAGAACTCAGGCCTCGCAGTTGAGATCCAAGAGCGCCTCGACGGCGATCTCTCCGCGCTGTACCCGGAGGACATACCGAAGAACTGGACGGTCGATGAGTTCATGACGATGGCACGCGTCGTCGCGACCCTCGACGCGTCGCTCGTCGACGCAGCGCTCACGCCGCAAGGTCGCGACTGGTCGAACGTGCGCGGCGCAGCAGAGGTCTTCGTCACCTCGCCGGCCGACGGCACAAAACAGCCAGTCGGGCTCTACGTGCCCGCGACGTACGACGGCAAGAAACCGGTGCCGCTTGTCGTGCTGCTCCACGGCCGGACGCAGACTGAAGAAGACATGCTCGCCTATCCGATCTTCCGCGATCTCGCCGAGCGCACGGGAGCTATCATCCTCGCGCCGTTCGCGCGCGGCGACATCCAGTATGCGGATCCGGCGCCCGCCGAGATCTATCGCGCGGTCGAGCAAGCGCGCTCCGCGTTCGCGATCGATCCGAAACGGGTCTATCTGTCGGGTTACTCGATGGGCGGTTTCGGCGTGTTCGAGGTCGGCCCGGCGCACCCCGAGGTGTGGGCCGGCTTCCTCTCGATCGCGGGCAGCATGACCAACGCAGACAGGGCCGATGTGCTCAATCGCTTCGTCGGCAAGCCGGTCTACGTGGTGTCGGGCCAACTCGACGACAACGTGCCCAACGCGTATGCTCGCCTGACGGTCCAGTGGCTCCAAGACGGGGGCATCGAGGCACGCTACTACGAGCAACCCAACGGACTCCACCACCTGCAGAGCATCTACCCGGCGATCGTCAAGGCTTGGATGGACATGCTCGGCGGCGTGCGAGGCCAGGGCACAAGGCCTGCGCCGCTTGCAATGCCCGTGCAACCGGTCCGCCCCGACTAA
- a CDS encoding cobalamin-binding protein, whose protein sequence is MSLLPSATEILYAIGAGDQVVGVTHECDFPIETRGKPHLTSSSLPQVARSADIDRHVRAHLHVGSSIYALDGALLERLEPDLIVTQELCPVCAVSYEIVSAATKRLKGDPRIVSLEPSSLEDVYDNILAVGELVSHSERAKKFVDGLRLRERNLRALVAGRSTPRALVLEWTDPPMSGGHWTPEIVELAGGVPVLGNPRKDSQRLEWSAIALADPDFIIVAPCGFDLTTTERETRALEGNQIWRELRAVNSGALALVDGNAYLNRPGPRLLDTAEIFAVALHPEVADQLPRYPDGWKIADRKM, encoded by the coding sequence GTGAGCCTGCTTCCCAGTGCCACGGAGATTCTCTACGCGATCGGCGCCGGCGACCAGGTCGTCGGCGTCACCCACGAGTGCGACTTTCCGATAGAGACGCGCGGCAAGCCGCACCTGACATCGAGCTCGCTTCCGCAGGTCGCGCGCTCGGCCGACATCGACCGGCATGTCCGCGCCCATCTGCATGTGGGTTCGAGCATCTACGCGCTGGACGGCGCGTTGCTGGAACGGCTCGAGCCCGATCTCATCGTCACCCAAGAGCTGTGTCCGGTGTGCGCCGTGTCGTACGAGATCGTCAGCGCGGCGACGAAACGGCTCAAGGGTGATCCTCGGATCGTGTCGCTCGAACCGTCGAGTTTGGAAGACGTCTACGACAACATCCTCGCGGTCGGCGAGCTCGTGAGCCATTCCGAGCGGGCCAAGAAGTTTGTCGACGGACTGCGTCTTCGCGAACGGAATCTTCGCGCGCTTGTGGCCGGACGATCTACACCTCGTGCGCTCGTGCTCGAGTGGACCGATCCGCCGATGAGCGGCGGTCATTGGACGCCGGAAATCGTCGAACTCGCCGGCGGGGTTCCCGTGCTCGGCAATCCGCGCAAGGATTCGCAACGCTTGGAATGGAGCGCGATCGCGCTGGCCGATCCCGACTTCATCATCGTGGCGCCGTGCGGCTTCGATCTCACCACGACGGAGCGTGAGACGCGGGCACTAGAAGGCAACCAGATCTGGCGAGAGTTACGCGCCGTGAATTCCGGCGCGCTGGCGCTCGTCGACGGCAATGCCTATCTCAATAGGCCGGGACCGCGCTTGCTTGATACCGCGGAGATCTTCGCGGTCGCGCTGCACCCGGAAGTCGCCGACCAGCTTCCGCGGTATCCGGACGGGTGGAAAATCGCGGACCGGAAGATGTAG